In Streptomyces sp. NBC_01439, the following are encoded in one genomic region:
- a CDS encoding WxL protein peptidoglycan domain-containing protein → MRTRTRSLSRTRGRTCTLLYGLLLGLLLGGGAGLLPATAARAADNGTWGVFPTPAAGAAMTDRAYFFHQGAAGSTLSDSVTIVNSSDKELTFQVFATDAVNTPAGGAFALLPVETKPKDVGAWVALAPETASTVTVPAKGRKDIPFTVRVPADATPGDHVGGIVALGTAVEGVQQEGKVQVGVKRSVGARLYFRVPGPVTAGLSVEAVRVSRSAPLLPWVRDARATVSYALVNRGNVVVEPRVTVSAEGLFGREVLNRPARELKLSLLPGQRIELTEPWPDAPQSDWVTVKVRAGAAAHPDLVSESGTDFIAVPWPAVGLLLVLAGAGAAVWALRRRRRAAGEQPHPVPDLARTP, encoded by the coding sequence ATGCGCACCCGCACCCGCAGCCTCAGCCGCACCCGTGGCCGCACCTGCACCCTCCTGTACGGTCTGCTCCTCGGCCTGCTGCTCGGCGGCGGCGCGGGCCTGCTGCCAGCCACCGCGGCGCGCGCCGCGGACAACGGCACGTGGGGGGTGTTCCCGACGCCTGCGGCCGGTGCGGCGATGACCGACCGCGCGTACTTCTTCCACCAGGGCGCGGCCGGGAGCACGCTGAGCGACAGCGTGACGATCGTGAACTCCTCCGACAAGGAGCTGACGTTCCAGGTCTTCGCCACCGATGCCGTGAACACCCCGGCGGGCGGCGCCTTCGCGCTGCTGCCGGTGGAGACGAAGCCGAAGGACGTCGGCGCGTGGGTCGCGCTGGCGCCGGAGACCGCGAGCACCGTCACCGTGCCCGCCAAGGGCCGCAAGGACATCCCGTTCACCGTGCGGGTCCCGGCGGACGCGACGCCCGGTGACCACGTCGGCGGGATCGTCGCCCTGGGCACCGCCGTGGAGGGCGTGCAGCAGGAGGGCAAGGTCCAGGTCGGGGTGAAGCGCTCGGTGGGCGCCCGGCTGTACTTCCGGGTGCCGGGGCCGGTCACGGCCGGGCTGAGCGTGGAGGCCGTACGGGTCAGCCGCTCGGCTCCGCTGCTGCCCTGGGTGCGCGACGCCCGCGCCACGGTCTCGTACGCGCTGGTCAACCGGGGCAACGTGGTCGTCGAGCCCAGGGTGACGGTGTCCGCCGAGGGGCTGTTCGGGCGCGAGGTGCTGAACCGGCCGGCCCGCGAGCTGAAGCTGTCCCTGCTGCCCGGGCAGCGGATCGAGCTGACCGAACCGTGGCCGGACGCCCCCCAGTCGGACTGGGTGACCGTCAAGGTGAGGGCGGGCGCGGCGGCCCACCCCGATCTGGTCTCGGAGTCCGGGACCGACTTCATCGCCGTGCCCTGGCCGGCCGTGGGCCTGCTCCTGGTGCTGGCGGGCGCGGGCGCCGCGGTGTGGGCGCTGCGCCGCCGTCGCCGCGCGGCGGGCGAGCAGCCGCACCCCGTACCGGACCTGGCCCGGACGCCCTGA
- a CDS encoding GNAT family N-acetyltransferase: MRRPPRRAAHRLTIHHARTIVTAMDIRRALTPAELVAAESLFDGPAREEWSERFLAAPGHLMLIAYVDGVPAGMVSGIEMSHPDKGTEMCLYELSVDEGYRRRGIGRDLTLALAEEAKARGCYGMWVGVDTDNEAALATYEAAGARDEGVFSMRGWPLAP; the protein is encoded by the coding sequence GTGCGGCGGCCGCCACGCCGTGCCGCGCATCGGCTGACCATCCATCATGCGCGCACTATCGTGACCGCCATGGACATCCGCCGGGCCCTCACCCCCGCCGAGCTCGTAGCCGCCGAGTCCCTCTTCGACGGGCCTGCCCGCGAGGAGTGGTCCGAGCGCTTCCTCGCCGCCCCGGGACACCTGATGCTCATCGCCTACGTCGACGGCGTGCCCGCCGGAATGGTCTCCGGCATCGAGATGAGCCACCCCGACAAGGGCACCGAGATGTGCCTGTACGAGCTCTCCGTGGACGAGGGGTACCGCCGTCGCGGCATCGGACGGGACCTGACCCTGGCCCTCGCCGAGGAGGCGAAGGCGCGCGGCTGCTACGGCATGTGGGTGGGGGTAGACACCGACAACGAGGCCGCCCTGGCCACCTACGAAGCTGCCGGCGCCCGCGACGAGGGCGTCTTCTCGATGCGCGGCTGGCCCCTCGCCCCGTAG
- a CDS encoding sugar phosphate isomerase/epimerase family protein, which produces MMSSPPALTRIRIGSAPDSWGVWFPDDPRQTPWERFLDEVADAGYEWIELGPYGYLPTDPARLAEETAKRGLRVSAGTVFTGLHHGPAVWEDTWEHVSRIAALARALGAAHLVVIPSFWRDDKTGEVLEDRTLSPAQWRELTSQTERLGREVQDRYGLRIVVHPHADTHIDTPANVARFLDATDPALVSLCLDTGHYAYCGGDSVQAVETFGERIGYLHLKQVDPRILAEVVAEGLPFGPAVGRGVMCEPPSGVPALEPVLAAAQRLDVDLFAIVEQDMYPCPPDRPLPIARRTRAYLRSCGAR; this is translated from the coding sequence ATGATGTCCTCCCCGCCCGCGTTGACCCGTATCCGCATCGGCTCGGCTCCGGACTCCTGGGGTGTCTGGTTTCCCGACGACCCCCGGCAGACCCCGTGGGAACGCTTCCTCGACGAGGTCGCCGACGCCGGGTACGAGTGGATCGAACTCGGCCCCTACGGCTATCTGCCCACCGATCCCGCCCGCCTCGCCGAGGAAACGGCCAAGCGCGGGCTGCGCGTCTCGGCCGGAACCGTCTTCACCGGACTCCATCACGGGCCCGCCGTGTGGGAGGACACCTGGGAGCACGTGTCGCGGATCGCCGCGCTGGCCCGGGCCTTGGGCGCGGCCCATCTCGTGGTCATCCCCTCCTTCTGGCGGGACGACAAGACCGGGGAGGTGCTGGAGGACCGCACCCTGTCCCCCGCCCAATGGCGTGAACTGACCTCGCAGACCGAGCGCCTCGGCCGGGAGGTCCAGGACCGGTACGGGCTGCGGATCGTCGTCCACCCGCACGCCGACACCCACATCGACACCCCGGCGAACGTGGCCCGCTTCCTGGACGCCACCGACCCCGCTCTCGTCTCCCTCTGCCTGGACACGGGCCACTACGCGTACTGCGGCGGGGACAGCGTGCAGGCCGTGGAGACCTTCGGCGAGCGAATCGGCTACCTCCACCTCAAGCAGGTGGATCCGCGGATCCTGGCCGAAGTCGTCGCCGAGGGGCTGCCTTTCGGGCCGGCCGTGGGCCGTGGGGTGATGTGCGAACCGCCCTCGGGGGTGCCCGCGCTGGAACCGGTGCTCGCGGCGGCCCAGCGGTTGGACGTGGACCTGTTCGCCATCGTGGAGCAGGACATGTACCCGTGTCCGCCCGACCGGCCGCTGCCGATCGCCCGGCGCACCCGCGCCTACCTCCGCTCCTGCGGCGCCCGCTGA
- the iolC gene encoding 5-dehydro-2-deoxygluconokinase, producing the protein MGGLTVTGTGDPLALDLITMGRIGVDLYPLTTGVPLAEAETFGKFLGGSPTNVAVAAARLGRRVAVITRTGADPFGAYLRSELRGFGVDDRWVAEIAGLPTPVTFCEIFPPDHFPLYFYRLPKAPDLEIAADEVDLAAVRAARVFWMTGTGLSEEPSRAATLAALEARARTGTTVFDLDWRPMLWREEPGPYYERALRSATVAVGNAEECEIATGASDPHAAARALLAAGVELAVVKRGPKGVLAVHRDGTVAEVAPVPVEVVNGLGAGDAFGGALCHGLLAGWELERVVRYANAAGAIVASRLACSSAMPFSHEVEEVLGRAGGV; encoded by the coding sequence ATGGGAGGACTGACTGTGACCGGCACCGGCGATCCGCTCGCGCTCGACCTGATCACGATGGGCCGGATCGGGGTGGATCTCTACCCGTTGACGACGGGCGTACCACTGGCCGAGGCGGAGACCTTCGGCAAGTTCCTGGGCGGCTCCCCGACCAACGTGGCCGTCGCGGCGGCCCGGCTGGGACGCCGGGTGGCGGTGATCACCCGCACCGGCGCGGACCCCTTCGGCGCGTATCTGCGCTCCGAACTGCGGGGGTTCGGGGTGGACGACCGGTGGGTCGCCGAGATCGCCGGGCTGCCGACCCCCGTCACCTTCTGCGAGATCTTCCCGCCCGACCACTTCCCGCTGTACTTCTACCGGCTGCCGAAGGCTCCGGACCTGGAGATCGCGGCGGACGAGGTGGACCTGGCGGCGGTACGGGCGGCCCGCGTGTTCTGGATGACGGGTACGGGCCTGAGCGAGGAGCCCTCGCGGGCGGCGACGCTGGCGGCGCTGGAGGCCCGCGCGCGGACCGGGACGACGGTCTTCGACCTGGACTGGCGGCCGATGCTGTGGCGGGAGGAACCAGGGCCGTACTACGAACGGGCGCTGAGGTCGGCGACGGTGGCCGTGGGGAACGCGGAGGAGTGCGAGATCGCCACGGGCGCCTCGGACCCGCACGCGGCGGCGCGGGCGCTGCTCGCGGCGGGTGTGGAACTGGCGGTGGTCAAGCGCGGCCCGAAGGGCGTGCTGGCGGTCCACCGCGACGGCACGGTGGCGGAGGTCGCACCGGTGCCGGTGGAGGTGGTCAACGGGCTGGGCGCGGGGGACGCGTTCGGCGGGGCGTTGTGCCACGGGCTGCTGGCGGGGTGGGAACTGGAGCGGGTGGTGCGGTACGCGAACGCGGCCGGGGCGATCGTCGCCTCGAGGCTGGCGTGTTCGAGCGCGATGCCGTTCTCTCACGAGGTGGAGGAGGTGCTGGGGCGTGCCGGTGGTGTCTGA
- a CDS encoding serine/threonine-protein kinase: MNSATEVFEPLRADDPTTVAGYRIAARLGAGGMGRVYLSHTQGGRPVAIKVVRPELAEDPAFLRRFRREVEAARRVRGAYTAELIDADADGMPPWLATLYVPGPSLSQAVARRGPLPVPAVLWLLAGVAEALQAIHGAGIVHRDLKPSNVLLAADGPRVIDFGISLASDTTAHTATGATIGTPQYMSPEQASAGEVTAAADVFALGQTAAFAALGEPLYGSGPSATVLYRIVHSAPDLSRLPEELRPLIARCMATDPQERATPAEIVAWCRMQLGEDADADGGPALWREVTGPELTVPEPVPEPVPEPVSGSAGAPAPVAPHTLHQVWQPPQPAAPEGPEERRRRRRRNALVTAASVAAATVLLGGLWAVIDQTADNLRDRAKSPTAKGTPAGGTRSASGYPNRPAAESAPRSSSSPGSSPSPSPSASGPPKAIPYPSLRLDEENSIAIKEPVARATRAGDLRLNCEQVGCTLESDTSAITLLSGGPNGSLDTCRTALEKGAKRTQSLGQAAAGSEFCIKHPSGDIALLVLTLKSTPWLGDLPSSLHADMTVWRAA, translated from the coding sequence ATGAACAGCGCGACCGAGGTGTTCGAACCACTGCGGGCGGACGATCCGACCACAGTGGCGGGGTACCGCATCGCGGCCCGGCTCGGCGCGGGTGGCATGGGCCGGGTCTACCTGTCGCACACCCAGGGCGGGCGACCGGTGGCGATCAAGGTCGTGCGCCCGGAACTGGCCGAGGACCCGGCCTTCCTGCGGCGGTTCCGCCGCGAGGTGGAGGCCGCCCGGCGGGTCCGGGGCGCGTACACCGCCGAACTGATCGACGCCGACGCGGACGGGATGCCGCCCTGGCTGGCCACCCTCTACGTGCCCGGGCCCTCGCTGTCGCAGGCCGTGGCCCGCCGCGGACCGCTGCCCGTGCCCGCCGTGCTGTGGCTGCTGGCGGGTGTGGCCGAGGCCCTGCAGGCCATCCACGGCGCGGGCATCGTGCACCGCGACTTGAAGCCGTCGAACGTGCTCCTCGCCGCTGACGGGCCCCGCGTCATCGACTTCGGCATTTCGCTGGCGTCCGACACCACCGCGCACACCGCCACGGGCGCCACCATCGGCACGCCCCAGTACATGTCCCCCGAGCAGGCGTCGGCGGGTGAGGTCACGGCAGCGGCCGACGTCTTCGCACTGGGCCAGACGGCGGCGTTCGCCGCACTGGGTGAGCCGCTCTACGGCTCCGGCCCGTCCGCGACCGTGCTGTACCGGATCGTGCATTCCGCGCCCGACCTGTCCCGGCTGCCGGAGGAGCTGCGTCCACTGATCGCCCGGTGCATGGCCACCGACCCGCAGGAACGGGCCACCCCCGCCGAGATCGTGGCGTGGTGCCGGATGCAGCTGGGCGAGGACGCCGACGCGGACGGCGGCCCCGCGCTCTGGCGCGAGGTGACCGGACCGGAGCTCACGGTCCCGGAGCCCGTTCCCGAGCCCGTACCCGAGCCCGTATCCGGGTCGGCAGGGGCACCGGCGCCCGTTGCGCCGCACACGCTGCACCAGGTGTGGCAGCCTCCGCAGCCGGCGGCTCCGGAAGGGCCGGAGGAACGCCGGCGGCGCCGGCGGCGCAACGCGCTGGTCACCGCCGCGTCGGTGGCGGCCGCCACAGTGCTGCTGGGCGGGCTGTGGGCGGTCATCGACCAGACGGCCGACAACCTGCGCGACCGGGCGAAGTCCCCGACGGCCAAGGGCACACCGGCGGGCGGGACCCGATCGGCGAGCGGCTACCCGAACCGCCCGGCCGCCGAATCCGCTCCGAGGTCGAGCTCGAGTCCGGGGTCGAGTCCGAGTCCGAGTCCGTCGGCGAGCGGTCCCCCGAAGGCCATCCCCTACCCCTCGTTGAGGCTGGACGAGGAGAACTCGATCGCCATCAAAGAGCCGGTCGCGCGTGCCACTCGCGCCGGGGACCTGCGCCTCAACTGCGAGCAGGTGGGCTGCACGCTGGAGAGCGACACCAGTGCGATCACCCTCCTGTCGGGCGGACCGAACGGCTCCCTCGACACCTGCCGGACCGCCCTCGAGAAGGGGGCCAAGAGAACCCAAAGCTTGGGACAGGCGGCAGCCGGCAGCGAGTTCTGCATCAAGCACCCGTCGGGGGACATCGCGCTGCTCGTGCTCACCCTCAAGTCGACTCCGTGGTTGGGGGACCTGCCGAGCTCCCTGCACGCCGACATGACGGTCTGGCGCGCGGCCTGA
- the iolD gene encoding 3D-(3,5/4)-trihydroxycyclohexane-1,2-dione acylhydrolase (decyclizing), with protein MRLTVAQALVRFLSRQYTERDGHRRRLIAATWGIFGHGNVAGIGQALLETGPHGMPFLQGRNEQAMVHAAVGYARQSGRLSAHAVTTSIGPGATNLVTGAALATINRIPVLLLPGDTFATRPADPVLQQLEVPYAGDVSVNDTLRPVSRHFDRITRPEALIPAALQAVRVLTDPVQTGAVTLALPQDVQAQAYDWPEEFFAERVWGVRRPRPDRHELARAAEAVRGSARPLIVAGGGIRHSAAGAALAAFAEATGIPVAVTQAGKGVLPHGHPADVGGIGHTGTSTAAALAREADLVIAAGTRLTDFTTASATLFQNPVVRFVGLNLDPYDAHKLAALPLVADAREGLDELRVAVAGHRTDPAYGARYAAERARWESRVELAHAVPDADEDAPPTQAQVLGLLDALVDGTDILINAAGSLPGDLHKLWRARSQDQYHVEYGYSCMGYEIPAAIGVALAAPGRPVWALVGDGTYLMNPTEIVTAVQEGVPIKVVILDNHGYASIGGLSGAVGGEGFGTAYRFRAPDSGYTGDPLPVDLAANAASLGMAVIRARTTRDLREALAEARVATRPTCVYVQTRTPDTVSGPPPAQAWWDVPVAETATRKAAATAREEYDRQAAQRRRHL; from the coding sequence GTGAGGCTCACCGTCGCGCAGGCGCTCGTCCGGTTCCTGTCCCGCCAGTACACGGAGCGCGACGGACACCGCCGCCGGCTGATCGCCGCCACCTGGGGGATCTTCGGGCACGGGAACGTCGCCGGCATCGGCCAGGCCCTCCTGGAGACCGGGCCGCACGGCATGCCCTTCCTCCAGGGCCGCAACGAGCAGGCCATGGTCCACGCCGCCGTCGGGTACGCCCGCCAGAGCGGCCGCCTCTCCGCGCACGCCGTCACCACCTCCATCGGCCCCGGCGCCACCAACCTCGTCACCGGCGCCGCCCTCGCCACCATCAACCGGATCCCGGTGCTCCTGCTGCCCGGCGACACCTTCGCCACCCGGCCCGCCGACCCCGTGCTCCAGCAGCTGGAGGTCCCCTACGCCGGGGACGTCTCCGTCAACGACACCCTGCGCCCCGTGTCCCGCCACTTCGACCGCATCACCCGCCCCGAGGCCCTGATCCCGGCCGCCCTCCAAGCCGTACGGGTGCTCACCGACCCCGTACAGACCGGCGCCGTCACCCTCGCCCTGCCGCAGGACGTGCAGGCACAGGCGTACGACTGGCCCGAGGAGTTCTTCGCGGAGCGCGTGTGGGGCGTGCGCCGACCCCGTCCCGACCGGCACGAACTGGCCCGCGCCGCCGAGGCCGTACGGGGCTCCGCGCGCCCGCTGATCGTCGCCGGCGGCGGGATCCGGCACAGCGCGGCCGGCGCGGCCCTGGCCGCCTTCGCCGAGGCCACGGGGATCCCGGTCGCCGTCACCCAGGCGGGCAAGGGCGTCCTGCCGCACGGGCACCCCGCCGACGTCGGCGGGATCGGCCACACCGGCACCTCCACCGCCGCCGCGCTCGCCCGGGAGGCCGACCTCGTCATCGCCGCCGGGACCCGGCTGACCGATTTCACCACCGCCTCCGCGACCCTCTTCCAGAACCCGGTCGTCCGGTTCGTCGGCCTCAACCTGGACCCGTACGACGCCCACAAACTCGCCGCCCTGCCCCTGGTCGCCGATGCCCGCGAGGGCCTCGACGAGCTGCGGGTCGCGGTCGCCGGCCACCGCACGGACCCGGCGTACGGGGCGCGGTACGCGGCGGAGCGGGCGCGCTGGGAGAGCCGCGTCGAGCTGGCCCACGCCGTCCCGGACGCGGACGAGGACGCCCCGCCCACCCAGGCCCAGGTGCTCGGGCTGCTCGACGCCCTGGTCGACGGCACCGACATCCTGATCAACGCGGCCGGCTCCCTCCCCGGCGACCTGCACAAGCTGTGGCGGGCCCGGTCGCAGGACCAGTACCACGTGGAGTACGGATACTCCTGCATGGGCTACGAGATCCCCGCGGCGATCGGAGTGGCGCTGGCCGCGCCCGGCCGGCCGGTGTGGGCGCTGGTCGGCGACGGGACGTACCTGATGAATCCGACCGAGATCGTCACGGCCGTCCAGGAGGGCGTCCCGATCAAGGTGGTGATCCTCGACAACCACGGCTACGCCTCCATCGGCGGCCTGTCGGGCGCGGTGGGCGGTGAGGGCTTCGGTACCGCGTACCGCTTCCGGGCGCCCGACTCCGGGTACACGGGGGACCCCCTTCCGGTGGACCTCGCGGCCAACGCGGCCTCCCTCGGGATGGCCGTGATCCGCGCCCGCACCACGCGTGACCTGCGCGAAGCCCTAGCCGAGGCCCGCGTGGCGACCCGCCCCACATGTGTCTACGTACAGACCCGAACGCCCGACACTGTGTCGGGCCCACCCCCGGCACAGGCGTGGTGGGATGTTCCTGTGGCCGAGACCGCGACCCGCAAGGCCGCTGCCACGGCCCGTGAAGAGTACGACCGGCAAGCCGCGCAGCGACGTCGCCATCTGTGA
- a CDS encoding CoA-acylating methylmalonate-semialdehyde dehydrogenase — protein sequence MKTVNHWIGGKTVEGASGNYGPVTDPATGEVTTQVALASADEVDAAVQVAREAFLSWGQSSLAARTKVLFAYRALLDANRDEIAALITAEHGKVHSDALGEVARGLEIVELACGITTQLKGELSTSVSSRVDVSSIRQPLGVVAGITPFNFPAMVPMWMFPLAVACGNTFILKPSEKDPSAANKLAELATEAGLPAGVLNVVHGDKVAVDALLAHPGIAAVSFVGSTPIARHIHTTASANGKRVQALGGAKNHMLVLPDADLDAAADAAVSAAYGSAGERCMAISAVVAVGAIGDELVEKIRERAEKIKIGPGNDPASEMGPLITAAHRDKVASYVKGAADQGAEVVLDGTGFTVEGNENGHWIGLSLLDRVKTDSDAYRDEIFGPVLCVLRAETYEEGVALINASPFGNGTAIFTRDGGAARRFQLEIEAGMVGVNVPIPVPVGYHSFGGWKDSLFGDHHIYGNDGIHFYTRGKVVTTRWPDPSEGHIGVDLGFPRNH from the coding sequence ATGAAGACCGTCAACCACTGGATCGGTGGCAAGACCGTCGAGGGCGCGTCGGGCAACTACGGCCCGGTCACCGACCCGGCCACCGGCGAGGTCACCACGCAGGTCGCGCTCGCCTCGGCCGACGAGGTCGACGCGGCCGTACAGGTCGCCCGGGAGGCCTTCCTCAGCTGGGGCCAGTCCTCGCTGGCCGCCCGCACCAAGGTGCTGTTCGCCTACCGCGCCCTGCTCGACGCCAACCGTGACGAGATCGCCGCGCTGATCACCGCCGAGCACGGCAAGGTCCACTCGGACGCGCTGGGCGAGGTCGCCCGCGGCCTGGAGATCGTCGAGCTGGCCTGCGGCATCACCACGCAGCTCAAGGGCGAGCTGTCCACCTCCGTCTCCAGCCGGGTGGACGTCTCCTCGATCCGCCAGCCGCTGGGCGTCGTCGCGGGCATCACCCCGTTCAACTTCCCGGCGATGGTCCCGATGTGGATGTTCCCGCTGGCCGTGGCCTGCGGAAACACCTTCATCCTCAAGCCGAGCGAGAAGGACCCGTCGGCCGCCAACAAGCTCGCTGAGCTGGCGACCGAGGCCGGCCTCCCGGCGGGCGTGCTCAACGTGGTCCACGGCGACAAGGTGGCCGTCGACGCGCTGCTCGCCCACCCCGGCATCGCGGCCGTCTCCTTCGTCGGCTCGACCCCGATCGCCCGCCACATCCACACCACCGCCTCGGCCAACGGCAAGCGCGTCCAGGCCCTGGGCGGCGCCAAGAACCACATGCTGGTGCTGCCGGACGCCGACCTGGACGCCGCCGCCGACGCGGCCGTGTCCGCGGCCTACGGTTCGGCCGGTGAGCGCTGCATGGCGATCTCCGCCGTCGTGGCCGTCGGCGCGATCGGCGACGAGCTCGTCGAGAAGATCCGCGAGCGCGCCGAGAAGATCAAGATCGGCCCCGGCAACGACCCGGCCTCCGAGATGGGCCCGCTGATCACCGCCGCCCACCGCGACAAGGTCGCCTCCTACGTCAAGGGCGCGGCCGACCAGGGCGCGGAGGTCGTCCTCGACGGCACCGGCTTCACGGTCGAGGGCAACGAGAACGGCCACTGGATCGGCCTGTCCCTGCTGGACCGCGTGAAGACCGACTCCGACGCCTACCGCGACGAGATCTTCGGCCCGGTCCTGTGCGTGCTGCGCGCCGAGACCTACGAGGAGGGCGTGGCCCTCATCAACGCCTCGCCGTTCGGCAACGGCACCGCGATCTTCACCCGTGACGGCGGCGCCGCCCGCCGCTTCCAGCTGGAGATTGAGGCCGGCATGGTCGGCGTCAACGTCCCGATCCCGGTGCCGGTGGGCTACCACTCCTTCGGCGGCTGGAAGGACTCGCTCTTCGGCGACCACCACATCTACGGCAACGACGGCATCCACTTCTACACCCGCGGCAAGGTCGTCACGACCCGCTGGCCGGACCCCTCCGAGGGCCACATCGGCGTGGACCTGGGCTTCCCCCGCAACCACTGA
- a CDS encoding S8 family peptidase — translation MTAFAALLPAAALLAAATTAATATNPVTGAPPAPRSGSAPYVVVLKDTTSRAPTRALAAEAVHAGDEVGPVYEAALNGFAVRTTPARAAALAADPRVASVEPDAEFHTTDTPDAVAAPAPQPGPQAPAPWALDRIDQRELPLDGSYTYPSRAEGVTVYVIDSGINTSHREFGGRARTGYNALFLGGSRDCSGHGTHVAATVGGETYGVAKGVSLVGVKVADCRGSASLSALLKGLDWVVKDAAKAPATPAVANMSIGGSRSKALETAVVRAVASGITVTAAAGNDGKDACGGSPASVPQAITVGATDAEDRRARFSNHGPCVDLWAPGVGITSAWKDSTTATARASGTSMAAPHAAGVAALILARGTARTPAQVAAELLLSAVPDRITGLPAGTPNLLLHTPTRR, via the coding sequence ATGACCGCATTCGCCGCGCTCCTCCCCGCCGCCGCCCTCCTCGCGGCGGCCACCACGGCCGCGACGGCCACCAACCCCGTCACGGGCGCCCCGCCGGCTCCCCGTTCCGGCAGCGCCCCCTACGTCGTCGTCCTCAAGGACACCACCTCCCGCGCCCCGACCCGCGCCCTGGCCGCCGAGGCCGTGCACGCCGGCGACGAGGTCGGACCCGTCTACGAGGCCGCCTTGAACGGCTTCGCCGTCCGCACCACGCCCGCCCGGGCCGCCGCCCTGGCCGCCGATCCGCGGGTGGCCTCGGTGGAGCCGGACGCGGAGTTCCACACCACCGACACCCCGGACGCCGTCGCCGCACCCGCACCGCAGCCGGGTCCGCAGGCTCCCGCGCCCTGGGCCCTGGACCGCATCGACCAACGCGAACTCCCGCTCGACGGCTCGTACACGTACCCGAGCAGGGCCGAGGGCGTCACCGTCTACGTCATCGACAGCGGCATCAACACCAGCCACCGGGAGTTCGGCGGTCGCGCCCGCACCGGCTACAACGCGCTGTTCCTCGGCGGTTCCCGCGACTGCAGCGGTCACGGCACGCACGTCGCGGCGACCGTGGGCGGGGAGACGTACGGGGTGGCCAAGGGGGTCTCGCTCGTCGGGGTGAAGGTGGCCGACTGCCGTGGTTCCGCGAGCCTGTCGGCGCTCCTCAAGGGTCTCGACTGGGTGGTGAAGGACGCCGCCAAGGCGCCCGCCACCCCGGCCGTGGCCAACATGAGCATCGGCGGCAGCCGCAGCAAAGCCCTCGAAACGGCCGTGGTCCGGGCCGTGGCCTCGGGGATCACCGTCACCGCGGCCGCCGGGAACGACGGCAAGGACGCCTGCGGCGGATCGCCGGCCTCCGTCCCCCAGGCCATCACGGTCGGCGCGACCGACGCCGAGGACCGGCGGGCGCGCTTCTCCAACCACGGCCCCTGCGTGGACCTCTGGGCTCCGGGCGTGGGCATCACCTCGGCATGGAAGGACTCCACCACCGCCACGGCCCGCGCCTCCGGCACCTCGATGGCCGCCCCGCACGCGGCCGGGGTCGCCGCGCTGATCCTGGCGCGCGGCACGGCGCGGACCCCGGCGCAGGTGGCCGCGGAACTGCTGCTCAGCGCCGTGCCCGACCGGATCACCGGGCTCCCTGCCGGCACCCCGAACCTGCTGCTCCACACGCCCACCCGGCGCTAG
- the iolB gene encoding 5-deoxy-glucuronate isomerase has translation MEWTRLVVLDLAPGEVYAHPCGESEWIVLPLSGACEVHCRALPNQPPPEFEARGAGQSPEGGPEVFQLRGRTGVFSGVTDFAYLPRDADAEIRSAAGGRFALAGAPCETRLFARYGPADQVPVELRGAGQCSRQVNNFAAADTFPADRLIAVEVLTPGGNWSSYPPHKHDEHHPGEESRLEEIYYFEIAPHGDTPGLGYQRVTPSPAGKTDILTEVRTGDAVLIPDGWHGPSMAAPGHDMYYLNVMAGPGRTREWLIRDHPDHGWIRGSWDGQDVDPRLPFSRTEDHR, from the coding sequence ATGGAATGGACGAGGCTGGTGGTCCTCGACCTGGCCCCGGGAGAGGTGTACGCACACCCGTGCGGGGAGTCGGAGTGGATCGTGCTCCCCCTGTCGGGCGCCTGCGAGGTCCACTGCCGGGCCCTGCCGAATCAACCCCCGCCGGAGTTCGAGGCGCGGGGTGCGGGGCAGAGCCCCGAGGGCGGACCGGAGGTGTTCCAATTGCGCGGGCGGACCGGGGTGTTCAGCGGCGTCACCGACTTCGCCTACCTGCCGCGGGACGCGGACGCGGAGATCCGGTCGGCCGCCGGCGGACGCTTCGCCCTCGCCGGAGCCCCGTGCGAGACGCGGCTCTTCGCCCGGTACGGACCCGCCGACCAGGTCCCCGTAGAGCTCCGCGGCGCCGGCCAGTGCTCCCGCCAGGTCAACAACTTCGCCGCCGCGGACACCTTCCCCGCCGACCGCCTCATCGCCGTCGAGGTGCTCACCCCCGGCGGGAACTGGTCCTCGTACCCGCCGCACAAGCACGACGAGCACCACCCCGGCGAGGAGTCCCGCCTGGAGGAGATCTACTACTTCGAGATCGCCCCGCACGGTGACACCCCCGGGCTCGGCTACCAGCGCGTCACCCCCTCCCCGGCCGGGAAGACCGACATCCTCACCGAGGTGCGGACCGGGGACGCGGTGCTGATCCCCGACGGCTGGCACGGGCCGTCCATGGCCGCCCCCGGGCACGACATGTACTACCTGAACGTGATGGCCGGACCGGGCCGGACCCGCGAGTGGCTGATCCGGGACCACCCCGACCACGGCTGGATCCGCGGCAGCTGGGACGGCCAGGACGTCGACCCCCGGCTGCCCTTCTCCCGAACGGAGGACCACCGGTGA